A region of the Candidatus Palauibacter polyketidifaciens genome:
CGCTCGCCTTGCCGGAGGATGCGGATTGGGTTGTCGGGCCCACGGACCCGGCGGCCGGTCTGTCGGCGCTGGGAGCGAAGCCGCGCCCGAAATCCCCGCTGGAGCCCGGCGAGGTCCGGATCTCGGTGGAGGCCGTGGGGCTCAACTTCGCCGACGTGCTCCTCAGCATCGGCGCCGTGCCGTACGACCGGGAGATCGGCCGCGAGATGTACGGCCGCGTGCTGGAGACGGCGCCCGATGTGGAGGTCCTCTCCGCGGGGGATACGGTCGTCGGATTGGGCTTCGGCTCGTACACGCCGGAGATGGTGACGTCGGCGGTCGCGCTGGCTCCCGCCCCCGATGGGTTCTCCGCGCCCGCGCTGGCCACGATGCCCGTCTGCTTCGTGACGGCTGAGCTCGCCTTCGAGATGGCGGGATTGACGGCCGGCGAACGCGTACTGGTCCACGCGGGAACCGGAGGCGTCGGCCTTGCCGCGATCCAGCTTGCGCGCGCCGCGGGCGCCGACGTCTTCGCAACCGCGAGTGTGGCGAAGCAGCCCTGGCTTCGCTCCCTCGGCGTCGACCACGTCTTCGACAGCCGGCAGACCGACTTCGGCGAAGAAATCCTCGATGCCACGGGCGGCGAGGGAGTTCACGTCGTGTTGAACAGCCTCACCGGCGAGGGCTTCATCGAAGCGAGCCTGTCCTGCCTGGGGACGCGAGGCCGCTTTGTCGAAATCGGGAAGCGGGAGATCTGGAGCGAAGAAGAGATGTTGGCGGCACGTCCGGATGTCGCCTACTCCGTGCTGGATCTGGACGGGGTGAAGTTGACCGATCTCGCTCGGGCCGGCGCCTCCCTGGCGCGGGTCATGGGGCGGCTCTCGTCCGGCGAGCTGAGGCCGCTGCCTCACACCGTCTGGCCCCTATCGGAGCTCCAGGCGGCCCTCGACGTCATGCGCGACGCCCGGCACACCGGCAAGAACGTCGTGCGGATGCCTCCTGTCGCACGGGACGGCCTGCGCCCGGACCGGACGTACCTGGTGACGGGCGGGCTGGGAGGGATCGGCTGCGCGGTCGCCCGCTGGCTGGCCGAGAAGGGGGCCGCGACGATCGTCCTGAACGGGCGCCGCGCCCCCGACCCCGACGCGGAAGCGGCGATCCGCGAGCTGCGCGAGGGTGGCGTCGATGTTCGGGTGGAAGTGGCCGACGTAACGGACCCCGCGGCCATCGATCACATGCTAACCCGGATCGACGAGACCCTGCCGCCGCTCGGCGGCGTGGTCCACAGCGTGGGCGTGCTGTCGGACGGCGTCATTGAGAACCAGAACTGGGAACGGTTCGAGGAGGTCCTGTGGCCCAAGGTGCTGGGAGCCTGGCATCTGCACCGGGCCACCATGGCGCTCGACCTCGATCTCTTCATCCTTTTTTCCAGTGTCACCGGCGTCGTGGGAAACCCGGGCCAGACCAACCACGCCGCCGCCAACGCCTTCCTCGACCAGGTTGCCGCCCACCGGCGCGCCCTCGGTCTCCCCGGTCAGGCCATCGCCTGGGGTGCGTGGTCGGGAATCGGGGAAGCGGAAGAGCAGCGGGAGAGGATCGAGAAACAATTGGCGTACACCGGCGCGGGCTGGATCACGCCGCGGCAGGGGATCGAAGCCTTCGACTGGCTGGTCCGGCAGGACGTGACCCAATCCACGGTCACCAGCGTTGACTGGTCGGTCAGCGGAGAGGGGCTCGAATCCCGGCCTCGCTTCCTCGAAGACCTGATCGTCACGAAGAAAGCCAGGCGCGGGACGGGTGAAGCCCCGGCTTCCTCCGACGGCCTGATGTCCCGGCTGCGGGAGGCCCCGGCTGACGACAAGGAGAATCTCCTGTCGGCCTTCATCCAGGAGGAACTGAAGGCCGTGTTGAGACTGCCGTCATCCCCCTCGGCCACAGCGAGCTTCTTCGATCTGGGCATGGACTCGCTGATGGCCGTGGAGTTGCGGAATCGGCTGAACCGCGCGTTTGCCGGGGAGTACGCGGCATCCAACACGGTCGTGTTCGACTACCCCAACTCCGCCGGTCTCGCGGAACACCTGTCGAAGGAGCTCGGCGCCCTGACCGGCGCGGAGCCGGCGACCGAGCCCGTAGCGGAGCCGGTCACGGAAGTGGCGGAGTCGGCCACGGAACCTGTGGCGCCGGCCGTCCGCACGCAGTTCCGCCGCGACGACGACGACATCGCCATCGTCGGCATGGCCTGCCGATTCCCGGGTGCGCCGGATATCGACGCCTTCTGGCGGCAGCTTGAGGAGGGCGAGGACGCGGTCAGCGAGGGCCGTGCGGATCGGGGCTCATGGGAGGGCGTGGTCGGAGATCCGGGGGCCGAGGACCCGCTGCACCGACGGGGTGCTTTCGTCGAGGACATCGACCGGTTCGACTCGCGGTTCTTCCGCATCGCACCCATTGAGGCGCGGACGATGGACCCTCAGCAGCGGATGCTGCTGGAGACCAGTTGGCAGGCTATCGAGGACGCGGGCATCGATCCCGGCCGGCTGGCTGGCAGCCGCACCGGCGTATATGTCGGCGTCGGCGGCAGCGAATACCGGGACCTGTTCGCCTCCCGGGGGCAGCCACTGGACTACGGCGGCACCAACGAGGCGATGACGGTCGGACGGGTCGCCTTCGCCCTGGGCCTCGAAGGGCCGGCGATTCCGCTGGATATGGCCTGTGCATCGTCCCTGGCCGCGGTGCACCAGGCGGTGGCGGGTCTGCAGAGGGACGAAGTCGACATGGCACTTGCGGGCGGTGTCAACGCCATCCTGTCGCCCGGAATCGCCGACTTCCTCGCAGAGTTGGGGGTGTTGTCCCCCAGCGGCCGCTGCCGTGCGTTCGACGCGGCCGCAGACGGCTTCGTCCGCGGCGAGGGATGCGGCATGATCGTCCTCAAGCGGCTGGCCGACGCCCGCGACGACGGTGACCGCATCTGGGGCGTCGTCCACGGTTCCGCGGTGAACCAGAGCGGGCGGAGTGCGGAACTGATGGCCCCCAACGGGCCGACCCAGGAACGGGTCATGGAGGAGGCGCTCGCGCGGGCCGGCGTCGACCCCGGCGAGGTCGACTATCTCGAGGCTCAGGGAGTGGGCAGCGAATTCGGCGACCCCATTGAGCTGAACGCCGTGGCCGCCGTCTACGGCCGGGGTCGCGACGCGGACGATCCTCTCCTCGTCGGTTCGGTCAAGACGAACATCGGCCACCTGGAGTGGGCCGCCGGGATCGCGAGCCTGATCAAGACGGTGTTGGCGATGAACCGCGGTGTGATTCCCGGCAACCTGCACTTCCGGGACCCGAGTCCGCTCCTCGACTGGAAGAGCCTCCCGGTGCGCGTCGCCTCCGGCGCCACGGCGTGGCCGGGCCACTCCGGGAGAGCGCCTCTCGCCGCGGTGAACACCTTCGGGCTTTCGGGTGCGAACGCGCACGTCGTCGTGGGCGGATACGCGAACCCGGCTGCGGACGATGGCACCGTCTGGCCCGCAGGACCCGTTCGCACCGTCGCGGTCACCGGCACGACGGCCCCGGAAGGACTCGGAGAACGGACGACCCGTTTCCTGCCCCTTTCGGGCAAGTCCCCGGACGCCCTGCGGGAGCTGGCTCGACGCTACCTGGACTTCGTTGGGAAACCGGATGGTTCGAGTCTGGCCGATGTGGCATGGACCGCGGGCAGGGGGAGAAGTCACTTCGCCTACCGCGCCGGATTGGTGTTCGACGATCTCGCACAACTTCGGGAGGGGCTTCGGGATGTGGCCGCAGGAAGACGAGGGCCCGCTGACCCGGAACCGCTGGAAGCGCCCCGGACCGCCTTCCTGTACACCGGCGGGTCCCGTAGCTGGGCGGGCATGGGACAGGCCCTGTACGAGACGGAACCGGTCGTGCGCGAGGTGCTCGACACCTGCGAAGAAGTGTGGCGGGGAGAGCGTGGCGCCTCGCTACTGGAGGTGCTGTTCGGGAAGGACGGAGCGAAGGACGATGTCGGCGACGCCGGCGAGGCAACGTCGGTCGGGGCCTCGATCTACGCGCTCCAGTGCGGTCTCACGGCGCTTTGGAGGAGTGTCGGGATAAGCCCGACCCCCGTAGTCGGATGCGGCGTCGGCGAACTCGCGGCGGCGCAGGCCGCCGGCGTGTGGGGTCTGGAGGAAGGGTTGCGGCTCTGGGCGGAGTGGGGAGGACGCGAGGCTCCGCGGGACATCTCGCTCGCCGCGCCCGCCGTGACCCTGGTGAGTGGCGCGACGGGGGTGGCGGTTGGGTCCGGCGACGCGCGCGACGTGACGTATTGGCAGCGGTCGGTGCGCGAGCTGCCGGCCATTGACCGCTGCCTCCGGACGCTGGCGGAGATGGAGGTGCCGGTCGTGGTGGAGATCGGCCCGGAAAGCGTGCTGGCGCCGATGCCGATGGTCACGCAGAGCCCGGGGGAGGGCACCGCACCCGTCTTGCTTTCCAGCCTGAGCGCCGTGCAGCCTGCGGACGGCTTCGTGGCGGCGGTGGCCGGGGCGTACGAGGCGGGGCTCGAGATCTCCTTCGAGGGACTGTTTGCCGGCGAGGCTCGGTCGCGCGTGCCGCTGCCCGGCTATCCCTTCCAGCGCCGCCGCCACTGGCTCGAGGCCGTGGCTTGAGCGTCGGCGCGGCGGGCGACGCACCCGGCCTGCGCTTCCAGCCCGACGAACCGGCTCCGGCGAAGCTGGCTATCGGCCTGGGCATCCAGCTCGCCGCGCTCAACATCGCGGGCGTGATGCTGATCCCCATGGTCGTGATGCGGGCGGCGAGCGTGCCCGATGCCTACCTCTCCTGGGCCGTGCTTGCCTCGGTCGCCGTCAGCGGAGCGACGACGATCCTGCAGGCCTGCCGCGTGCGCCGCTTCGGCGCGGGGCATGTGCTGGTAATGGGAGGTTCCGGGGCCTTCATACCCGTCTGCATCATGGCCCTCGCGGAGAGCGGCCCTGCGTTGCTCGCGACGCTGGTCGTCATCTCGGCGCTCGTGCCGCTGTTGCTGTCGTGGCGGCTGTCGCTCTTCCAGCGCATCCTGACGCCCCCCGTATCGGGAACCGTGATCATGCTGATCCCGGTGACCGTATCGCCGTACGTATCCGGACTCCTGGAGGGGGCGTCGGCCGGAGCCCCGGCCGCGGCCGGCGTGCCACTGAGCTTCTTCGCGACCGTCCTCCTGATCGCCGCCATCGCGCTGCGGGGGACCGGAACTCTGCGCCTGTGGGCCCCGGTGATCGGCGTGATCGGCGGTACCGCGCTCGCGGGCTACCATGGACTGTACGATCTGGAACGCGTCGCGGGCGCCACCTAGGTCGCGCCGCCGGATCCCCGCCTGCCGGGCTTCGATCTCCGGTTCGGGCCGGCGTTCTGGACCCTTCTCCCCTCTTTCCTTCTGGTAGCCGTGATCGCCGCCGTGCGCACGCTGAGCAGCGCGGTTGCAATCCAGCGCGTCTCGTGGCGCCGCAAGAGCCGCGCGGTCGATTTCCAGGCCGTGCAGGGGGCCGTGGCCGCGGACGGAGTGGGGAACCTGGTCGCCGGGGTCTTCGGTACGGTTCCCGGCACGGCCACCACGGCCAGCATATCGCTTACCGAACTCACGGGTGTCGCGGCGCGCGGCGTCGGGATCGTGGCCGGAGCCACCTTCATCGCGCTCGCGTTCCTCCCCAAGGCGTTCGCGGCAGTGCTCGCCATTCCGGACCCCGTATTCGCCGGCTACCTGGCCGTCGTTCTGGCGATGCTGTTCACGATAGGCATGAGGATCGTCGTGCAGGGCGGCGTCGACTACCGCAGTGGCATCGTGGTCGGAATCGCCTTCCTGACAGGGACGAGCTTCCAGTACGGCCTGGTGTTCCCGGACCTGGTCTCGTCGTTCGCGGGCGGCCTGCTCGCCAACGGGATGAACGCCGGTGGCCTCACGGCGATCCTGCTCACACTGTTCCTTCGTCTCACCGCGCCGCGCCGCGCCCGCATCGAGGCTCACCTCAGCGTCTCGGGGCTGCCTGCGATCAGGGAGTTTATCACGGCTTTCGGAGCGAAGGTCGACCTGGACCGTACCGCGGTGGATCGATTGGAGGCGGCGGCGGAGGAGGCTCTACTGGCCCTCGGTCTCCCCGACGACTCGGCGAACGGACTCGACGCCCGGCGCCTCCTCCTCACCGCCTGGCGCGAGAAGGGCGACGTAACGCTCGAGTTCGTGGCCGCTCCGATGGGCGAGAACCTCCAGGACCGCCTCGCGCTGATGGGTGGAGAAGCGGGGGAGGCCTCATTCGAAAACGAAGTTTCCCTGCGTCTCCTGCGTCATCTCACTTCGTCGGTGCGCCATCGGCAGTATCACGACACGGACATCGTGACAGTGCGGGTGGGGACCGCCGTCACGGCCCGCCGACCGTCATAGCCGACCGTCATAGGAGGCTGCGGGCCTCGAGAAAGCGCCGCAGCGCGGCGACGCACTCCGCCGGCTGTTCCAACTGGAGCAGGTGCGTGGTGTCCGGCAGGAAATCGTATTCGACCGTCTCTATGTGGCTCAGGTTGAAGGACGGCATGTACGAGAAAGCCAGCGTGGGATCCGAACCGACGACCTTGGTCGGGCATGGTAGCCGGCCCATGTCCACGAGGAACGCGAACGTGCGCGTGTACGCCAGGATCTGCGCCTCGTATTCGCGCGGACAGCGAAGTTCGTAGCCGGTGCCATCGGGAGACTCGCGGAGTACCGTCCGGGCCATCAGTTCCGCCGCCCCCGGGACCGCCCGGGTCAGCAGCAGGTGGCGGATGAGTTCGGCGAAGTCCTCCTGATCGCCGAAGCGGTCCGTTCGGCGCCGAATCGTCGCGGCCAGTTTCTCGGACAGTTCTTCGTACTCGACGTCACCCATCTTCGGTCTGAACATCGGAGGATCGAAGAGAATCCACGCCGATAACTCGCCCGTGCGCCCGGTCCCGAGCGACGGCGAAAGGAGCGCCGTCAGGGCCGCGAGGGAATGGAATACGCCGATCGTCCGGGCCCGGCCGTATTGATCCTCAAGGGCTTCAACGACCCGTTCCTGATCCAGGACCAGGTTGGGAACGTTGTGCCCGGAAGCTGACCCCACCGCGTTCCATCCGTGGTTCCGGATGTCGTAGAGGAAGAGGTCGAAATCGTCCTGGAGCAGCGACCAGAAAGGATAGTAGAGGTCGATCGCCAAGCCGCTGCCGTGACTCAGCAGCAGCCGTGGCCCACCCGGATTCCCGTGCCTGCGCAGCTTGGTGACGCTCCCGTCATCGTGACGAACGTCGCATACGGAACGAGGTTCCGGCACCTCCCAGATCGCCTTCGTGGTCATGGCGCGCGTGCAGCAGTCAAACCGACCAAGAGCCGGTCCCCCCGGACCTATGCCGGGGGGGGCGGCTCAAGTCGGAATCGGAGTCATCAGCCTCGGCGCCGAGCGCCGTGCCGAGCGTTCATTTTGCGGCGGAGTTCAGGTAGTCTGCCAGCTTCCGCAGCGATCCAAGGCACTCCGTGGGGACGGAGACGCCGAAGTCCTCCTCGACGACTTTCTTGAAGGCCATGGCAGCCATCGACGAGACGCCGATGTCCGGGAGGGTCGCGTCGAAGTTGGGCTCGCGGTCCAGGTCGAGATGTTCGGCGACGAGCTCCCGCAGGCGACCTTCGGCGGCCATTGATGTGTCCTTTCCGGGGGGTGGCGTGTGGTATCGGGCCCTTGACCAGAATACCGGGAGTACTGTCCGACGGCGGGAAACTCTGATAGGGGTAGCGAGACGTCAAGCCTTTCAGGTCGACGGCGTCCCGCCGACTACGAGGCTCCGCTGCCCGTGTGCCTCCGGATCGTTCGGCGGTCGCGGTCGCTGAAGTAGGCACACTGCGAAATCACGTCGCCGTGTTGCGCCCCGGCTTCGGCGATCTCGATATGCTGGCGCGTGACCGGCTTGTACGGGAAGGGTCCCTTCCCGTACTGCTCGGAGGGGAATTCAAGGCACTGTGCCCGGTTCAGGTCGTAGCGCGAAGTCGCATCGACGAAACGCATCACGTAGGCCGCACGCTGGGCCAACTCACCTTCGCCGAGCAGGACGCTGCGATGGATGACGCTCTTGTTGAACAGGAATGCGTCGCCCGGTTCGAAGTCGTCCTCCACGGCCTGCACGTCGAGAAGTTCCTTCATGGCGGGGGAGTTGAGGATCCCCCCTCGGAGACCGAAGTAATCGTCCACGCCCGTCCTCTTCCCGGCCCGTTCCCGGGCCTTGAGCGCCTCGACGACCGCGAGATCCGCCGGGTAGACGAAGTCGCCCGGCAGAATATGCTGGGGAATGTAGGCCATGCCGCCCCGCTGTCCGTTCGTATCGATGGGATGAAGCGGCACCCAGAGCGTGCACGCGAACTCCTCGGCGAATTGGTAGCCGAAGCTCTGCACGCCGACATGCCACGGGAATCCCTTGTTTACGTTCTTCTTGATCTCGAAGGACAACTCGAACGTGAGAAAGAGGTCACGCCCGGTCAGGTCCGTCAGGGCCCGCCGGAAATATGGGCGTTCCAGTAGCTCGAAGATGTCCGCCTTGTCGGCGGCAAAATCGTATTGCGTCCGGCTGAACACCGATTCGGACGCGACGCGGTCCGTGGTTCCTCGGTTGAATTGAACTTCCATTCCCCGGTTCAATTCGACATCCACGCGATCGAGCAGCGTGCTGACCACGTCGGCGTTGAGGAATCCCTTCAGCTTGACGAAACCGTCGCGCGAGAAGTGCTCCACCTGCTCGCGCGCGACGCTGAATTCGGTGTCGAACGGATGGGCCATGGTTCTTCTCCGGCCAGGGTGCTGCGGGCGATGGCTATCGGCTTCGAGTAGCGGTAGTTGGCAGAGTATCTCCCGTACCGGGGGAGGGCAACCGACCCTCCTCGTCTTCGGCCGGCTGTCGCCCGAGGATCAAATCGAAGGCGTCGACAGGGACGACGAGCCGGGTGTCCAACACGTCGGCGAGCGCCGATGGCGTCAGGTCGCGTTCGGAGCGGGCCTCGAAGGCGATGCCGGGAACCTCCAGCACGCGCACTCGCCGCCCGGACACGTGGAAGATCTGGTTGCGGGCCGGGCAGTCGGCCTCGGCCAGCCACGCCGCGAGAGCGGAGACATGCTCGGGT
Encoded here:
- a CDS encoding phytanoyl-CoA dioxygenase family protein: MAHPFDTEFSVAREQVEHFSRDGFVKLKGFLNADVVSTLLDRVDVELNRGMEVQFNRGTTDRVASESVFSRTQYDFAADKADIFELLERPYFRRALTDLTGRDLFLTFELSFEIKKNVNKGFPWHVGVQSFGYQFAEEFACTLWVPLHPIDTNGQRGGMAYIPQHILPGDFVYPADLAVVEALKARERAGKRTGVDDYFGLRGGILNSPAMKELLDVQAVEDDFEPGDAFLFNKSVIHRSVLLGEGELAQRAAYVMRFVDATSRYDLNRAQCLEFPSEQYGKGPFPYKPVTRQHIEIAEAGAQHGDVISQCAYFSDRDRRTIRRHTGSGAS
- a CDS encoding acyl carrier protein → MAAEGRLRELVAEHLDLDREPNFDATLPDIGVSSMAAMAFKKVVEEDFGVSVPTECLGSLRKLADYLNSAAK
- a CDS encoding solute carrier family 23 protein — encoded protein: MPGFDLRFGPAFWTLLPSFLLVAVIAAVRTLSSAVAIQRVSWRRKSRAVDFQAVQGAVAADGVGNLVAGVFGTVPGTATTASISLTELTGVAARGVGIVAGATFIALAFLPKAFAAVLAIPDPVFAGYLAVVLAMLFTIGMRIVVQGGVDYRSGIVVGIAFLTGTSFQYGLVFPDLVSSFAGGLLANGMNAGGLTAILLTLFLRLTAPRRARIEAHLSVSGLPAIREFITAFGAKVDLDRTAVDRLEAAAEEALLALGLPDDSANGLDARRLLLTAWREKGDVTLEFVAAPMGENLQDRLALMGGEAGEASFENEVSLRLLRHLTSSVRHRQYHDTDIVTVRVGTAVTARRPS
- a CDS encoding alpha/beta hydrolase: MTTKAIWEVPEPRSVCDVRHDDGSVTKLRRHGNPGGPRLLLSHGSGLAIDLYYPFWSLLQDDFDLFLYDIRNHGWNAVGSASGHNVPNLVLDQERVVEALEDQYGRARTIGVFHSLAALTALLSPSLGTGRTGELSAWILFDPPMFRPKMGDVEYEELSEKLAATIRRRTDRFGDQEDFAELIRHLLLTRAVPGAAELMARTVLRESPDGTGYELRCPREYEAQILAYTRTFAFLVDMGRLPCPTKVVGSDPTLAFSYMPSFNLSHIETVEYDFLPDTTHLLQLEQPAECVAALRRFLEARSLL